The region AAAGAGTGGAGGAAACCTTATTAGATGGAATTTTTTTACAGATATAATCATTTTATGCATTTAGTATCTGCTTAATGTTATTTTGCTGATGTTGACAGGGATGAGCTAAGTTAATCTTGATGGAGAGACAAGACAATGGCAGGGAAGAGGCAGAGCATGGATGGAGCTATCAACAAAATAAATTGAGAATGGGAGATGTTTGTTGTGGCTCTACTCATGCACTGCCTCTTCCCTGGCCACGTCTCAGTCTCCATTTCTCATGAGAGCATGTTAGGATACACAGTAGAAAAAATACGGTAAGCTAAAATTACAGTGGATAGAAGCAAATCGCCTTAGTTTTTATGGTTGTCTGATTTCGGTTTCACCATCCGTGTACTCAAACATGGTTGTCTTATTTCTTCAACTTATGTTTTATACAGCAATTTGTAGATTGAACATCTTATTTCTTAATTCCATATTTGATTCAATGCAACCAAACTAGTAAGGAGAGTTTATTTGGTTGAATTTTAAGGTCATAAGGATTCTCATACATGCATTCTATTCAGGACATGATGCCGGGCTTGCCACACTTCAATAAGCAGTTCAGAACCACATCAACTGGGATAATTCACCATCAAGATCCTTGGCATTTTGTCTAACAAAAGATTATTCTTTTGTCTAGTTTGTGGAGCAAGCATTATTAAAACCAAAATTGTCTCTGCAAGATGGTTAGGGGAACCCATCATCATGATCGATCCAACATATCAATCTTTCTAGTTTCTACTGTCTCATAAATTTCTGTAGCAGAGTTGACACTGTAATCAGGCATTTTATGTATTCTGTAACTTTCGGCGATGTATGTATGTTGATCATTGTAAGTTGAAAtgtaaaaacagaaacaaaacaGAGAAAAGCAGAGAAAATAAATGAGCAGAATTTGCAGTGTGGGCAATGAATTGTAATCTGACACCTTTGAATTTAgtgtcaaaattgattctgataaAAAATAAGCTGCGTGGTCTAATTCTACATATATGTACACAGTTCTAACTTCTTACCAGGTGAGAGATAAGAATTTTTGTTATTCCACAAAGAAAAAGTTACTTACATGTTTGTTTCATCATCAGAGAAGCATAAGGACTTGATACCTTCAACAAGGAGACAGGGCCTAGCCTCTCCCAGTTGTTGGTCCAGTTTTCCAGATTCTATAAGCTCTAAATCCTCCAAAAGAATCACATAATGCTTTTGAATCTCCCCtgcactcttttttcctccAAGCAAGGCTGCAACCACCTCCCACCTTTGTGGGTGGTTCTCATCCACCATTGCTAGAGCCAGCTCAAACACCTTGTTCTCCTTCCAACTCCACTCACATATTCCCTTATGAAAAACATCCATCTCACTAGCCTGAGCCTCACTCATTTAGAATGACAGAGTCAAAAAGTGAATAAAACTCTTCTTATTATGAATTGGAATGAAAGTTCATTCACATTGGACTTAACTGATATTCAAACACACACATCGTGACTCT is a window of Lotus japonicus ecotype B-129 chromosome 5, LjGifu_v1.2 DNA encoding:
- the LOC130720435 gene encoding protein RADIALIS-like 4, with product MSEAQASEMDVFHKGICEWSWKENKVFELALAMVDENHPQRWEVVAALLGGKKSAGEIQKHYVILLEDLELIESGKLDQQLGEARPCLLVEGIKSLCFSDDETNM